One Glycocaulis abyssi DNA window includes the following coding sequences:
- a CDS encoding TonB-dependent receptor has translation MKTKLRTFGVAAALAGVSPLAFMTPAALAQETGAAPGTEIITVTARRREESLQDVPVSVTAYSGAQLEQIGAQDITVIAQTTPNVTLEVSRGTNTTLTAFIRGIGQQDPVAGFEAGVGLYVDDVYLNRPQAAVLDIFDVERIEVLRGPQGTLYGRNTVGGAVKYVTRRLSDEPTFSARVNVGSYNQFDTILSGSAPLSDTFRVGGAIARYTRDGFGTNLFTGADNYNKDVWAGRISAEFEPNDSIFVRLAYDRVEDSSNPRGGHRLLPGALSGAPVLDNVFDTRAGLDVVRQQVEGEGVSLSADFRLNDMWTLRSITAYREDSSTTPIDFDSLPAADLDVPAIYENEQFSQEFQLLYSGDRMDGIIGFYYLDATASTVFDVLLGTTGTLLSLPGLNAQTFGNVETDTWSVFADFTYDLTPEWSLSVGGRYTHDERSSRVLRRTYIGGFSEFFGGNPTLIQTTSDFEGSESWSDFSPRVSIAYRPSPEHNFYASFSQGFKGGSFDPRGQTSVAVAAGIDVFEFMRFNPETVDAYEAGWKFTGPRYRHALAVFYNDYTDVQVPGSIGQDTTGDGIADTFTGVTTNAGAATIWGVEYEGNLALAEDAFVQGDSWNFNWAVGYINAQYDQFINALGVDVSDTAVVQNTPEWMASGTLAYNVPLAGGDLSVINTLAYRGSYSQFEFVGPLDQDAYTLWNASMVWNSGDGRWQAGLHGRNLTDERYRVSGYDFVTATTLGLEGNLTAFYGDPRTVTATFAYRF, from the coding sequence ATGAAAACGAAACTGCGCACATTTGGTGTGGCCGCTGCGCTTGCCGGCGTGTCCCCGCTTGCATTCATGACACCCGCCGCCCTGGCTCAGGAGACGGGTGCCGCACCCGGCACCGAGATCATCACGGTTACGGCCCGCCGCCGCGAGGAGTCGCTCCAGGACGTACCGGTTTCGGTTACCGCCTATTCCGGTGCCCAGCTGGAGCAAATTGGCGCACAGGACATCACCGTCATCGCCCAGACGACGCCGAACGTGACCCTGGAAGTGTCACGCGGCACCAACACCACGCTGACTGCCTTCATCCGCGGCATTGGCCAGCAGGACCCGGTGGCGGGCTTTGAAGCGGGCGTCGGCCTTTATGTCGATGATGTGTATCTGAACCGTCCGCAGGCCGCCGTGCTCGACATTTTCGATGTGGAACGCATCGAGGTGCTGCGCGGCCCGCAGGGCACGCTCTATGGCCGCAACACGGTCGGTGGCGCGGTGAAATATGTGACCCGCCGCCTGTCTGACGAGCCGACCTTCTCCGCGCGCGTCAATGTCGGCTCCTATAACCAGTTCGACACGATCCTGTCCGGCTCCGCCCCGCTGTCTGACACCTTCCGGGTGGGCGGTGCCATAGCGCGCTACACCCGTGACGGCTTCGGGACCAATCTCTTCACCGGCGCCGACAACTATAACAAGGATGTGTGGGCGGGCCGCATCTCGGCCGAGTTCGAGCCCAATGATTCCATCTTCGTGCGCCTTGCCTATGACCGGGTTGAGGACAGCTCCAACCCGCGCGGTGGTCACCGCCTGCTGCCTGGCGCGCTTTCCGGTGCTCCGGTGCTCGACAATGTGTTCGACACCCGCGCGGGCCTTGATGTGGTGCGCCAGCAGGTTGAAGGCGAAGGCGTTTCATTGTCGGCGGACTTCCGCCTGAACGATATGTGGACGTTGCGCTCGATCACGGCTTACCGCGAGGACAGCTCCACCACGCCGATCGACTTTGACTCGCTTCCCGCAGCCGACCTTGACGTGCCGGCTATCTATGAGAACGAGCAGTTCAGCCAGGAATTCCAGCTGCTCTATTCGGGCGACCGGATGGACGGGATTATCGGCTTCTACTATCTCGACGCCACTGCCTCGACGGTGTTCGACGTGCTGCTAGGCACGACTGGCACCCTTCTCAGCCTTCCCGGACTGAATGCCCAGACATTTGGCAATGTCGAGACCGATACCTGGTCGGTTTTTGCCGATTTCACCTATGACCTGACCCCGGAATGGTCACTCTCGGTTGGTGGGCGCTACACCCACGACGAGCGGTCCTCGCGCGTGCTGCGCCGGACCTATATTGGCGGCTTCTCCGAGTTCTTTGGCGGCAACCCGACGCTGATCCAGACGACCTCGGACTTTGAAGGCTCCGAGAGCTGGAGCGATTTCAGCCCGCGCGTCTCGATCGCCTACCGGCCCTCGCCGGAGCACAATTTCTACGCCAGCTTCTCGCAAGGCTTCAAAGGCGGCAGCTTTGATCCGCGCGGCCAGACCTCGGTTGCGGTAGCAGCCGGTATCGACGTGTTCGAGTTCATGCGCTTCAACCCGGAAACGGTGGACGCGTATGAGGCAGGCTGGAAATTCACCGGACCGCGCTACCGTCATGCGCTCGCTGTCTTCTATAATGATTATACCGATGTGCAGGTGCCCGGCTCTATTGGCCAGGACACGACCGGCGATGGCATTGCCGACACGTTTACCGGCGTGACCACCAATGCCGGCGCGGCCACGATCTGGGGCGTCGAGTATGAAGGCAATCTGGCTCTTGCCGAGGACGCTTTCGTGCAGGGCGACTCCTGGAACTTCAATTGGGCTGTTGGCTATATCAACGCGCAATATGACCAGTTCATCAATGCGCTTGGCGTTGATGTTTCCGATACTGCCGTCGTTCAGAATACGCCCGAATGGATGGCGTCCGGCACGCTGGCCTATAACGTGCCGCTGGCCGGTGGCGACCTGTCGGTCATCAACACGCTGGCCTATCGCGGTTCCTACAGCCAATTCGAGTTTGTTGGTCCGCTTGACCAGGATGCCTACACGCTCTGGAACGCCTCCATGGTGTGGAACTCCGGTGACGGCCGTTGGCAGGCGGGCCTGCATGGCCGCAACCTGACCGACGAGCGCTACAGAGTGTCCGGATACGACTTCGTTACGGCGACCACGCTGGGCCTCGAAGGCAACCTGACCGCCTTCTACGGCGATCCGCGTACCGTCACGGCCACTTTCGCCTATCGGTTCTAG
- a CDS encoding Mrp/NBP35 family ATP-binding protein: MMQDDSAHTARRALETQLPDVHRRVSAIDVRKGVATVVLAPPEDAGGTDEAGVRTAVEAALLGVAGIERVRVIVESERQSAPAARRSEPAPFKPPAPVIIAVGSGKGGVGKSTIAANLAGACVRQGLRTGLVDADVFGPSAPRLFGLTDAPGLRKTDAGIEPLRAHGVKLVSTGFLVGEREPVVWRGPMVTGAIRQFLTEVNWDGGDGPLDVLIIDMPPGTGDAQLAIAQGVPISGAVIVSTPQTVALDDARKAMALFERTEIPVLGMIENMSFFLCPHCGEGSEIFGRGGARAEAGQMGIPFLGEIPLHPSLRVASDEGRLVALEDGPLAGAFERAASAMLETARTANRPAPEIVFED; encoded by the coding sequence ATGATGCAGGACGATTCAGCCCACACAGCCCGCCGCGCGCTCGAAACGCAGCTTCCCGACGTGCATCGGCGGGTGTCAGCCATTGATGTGCGCAAGGGTGTAGCCACCGTGGTGCTTGCGCCGCCGGAGGATGCGGGCGGCACCGATGAAGCTGGTGTCCGCACCGCGGTCGAGGCCGCACTGCTGGGCGTTGCGGGTATTGAGCGGGTCAGGGTCATCGTTGAGAGCGAGCGTCAGTCTGCGCCTGCCGCGAGACGCAGCGAGCCTGCGCCGTTCAAGCCGCCCGCACCGGTGATTATCGCCGTCGGTTCCGGCAAGGGCGGGGTCGGCAAATCCACGATCGCGGCCAATCTGGCCGGAGCCTGCGTGCGCCAGGGACTGCGCACCGGGCTGGTGGACGCCGATGTGTTCGGACCCAGCGCGCCGCGCCTGTTCGGCCTCACGGATGCACCGGGCCTGCGCAAGACCGATGCCGGTATCGAGCCGTTGCGCGCGCATGGCGTGAAGCTGGTCTCCACCGGTTTTCTGGTCGGTGAGCGTGAGCCGGTTGTCTGGCGCGGCCCGATGGTGACGGGCGCAATCCGTCAGTTCCTGACGGAGGTGAACTGGGACGGCGGCGATGGCCCGCTGGACGTTCTCATTATCGACATGCCGCCCGGCACCGGCGATGCCCAGCTCGCCATCGCGCAAGGCGTGCCAATCAGCGGCGCGGTGATTGTATCGACCCCGCAGACCGTGGCGCTGGACGATGCGCGCAAGGCGATGGCCCTGTTTGAACGCACCGAGATTCCGGTGCTCGGCATGATCGAGAATATGAGCTTCTTCCTGTGTCCGCATTGCGGGGAGGGAAGCGAGATTTTCGGGCGCGGCGGTGCGCGCGCCGAAGCCGGGCAGATGGGCATTCCGTTTCTGGGCGAGATACCGCTTCACCCGTCCTTGCGGGTTGCCAGCGATGAAGGCCGGTTGGTGGCGCTGGAAGACGGGCCGCTGGCCGGAGCGTTCGAGCGCGCCGCCAGCGCCATGCTGGAGACGGCCCGGACGGCGAACCGCCCGGCACCGGAGATCGTGTTCGAGGATTAG
- a CDS encoding peptidoglycan-binding protein: MSREGDSRYSRRQDDPVSPMVVLLSVVVLLVIVVIAGYVMWPCSDRPGSFKQCQIDRFLLGTAVEDACRREGQFTQFGDLQHSAFSADPIQIPSRYAGSHNRFASHRTPGPEVLGRLPSYGRSVGSLRQRERATINCACVRDQLISLGGRGGLSPEAELIIYRLLEVERRPLSLTNLMQFLPPRDTARVQQAIYNPSPGGCREPVTPLGGTYPPRPWYVRWDMCGFEDGDPHRPRAALYVDVSRDYYECMSRENAARLYAEGARYWLLLGDAELARTDIQCVWDSEYDGFCPGGFRDGYTYLRHNDYEPVQTALDLAMQNWRRASDWGRHFGAQASLMAQRRLQAHTVQCQSSPDGSSLRRISRFGPDGVGEVIRLSLRQRALTSLGYHSGPVDGYYGPETREAVRGFQRELGFDETGALTPRQTTLLICHAAQTAREASVQNTLGIMYATGLGVEQNTDLALEWLETAARRNDEDAYFNLAIIYGTGAVLGSYRLCGIIENFERAESYLAEAARLGHPVARRWRSSPEYNRLPSPRARWETIAERIRSAAIEGGGLFYLEWEDRHVRLPDIDLLPPGCLDAERFQGR, translated from the coding sequence ATGTCGAGGGAGGGTGATTCCCGGTATTCGCGGCGGCAGGACGACCCGGTCAGTCCCATGGTCGTGCTGTTGTCGGTTGTCGTCCTGCTCGTCATTGTCGTGATCGCGGGCTATGTGATGTGGCCGTGCAGCGACCGGCCCGGCAGTTTCAAGCAGTGCCAGATTGACCGCTTTCTCCTCGGTACGGCGGTAGAGGATGCCTGCCGGCGCGAGGGTCAGTTCACGCAGTTCGGCGACCTTCAGCACAGCGCGTTCAGCGCCGATCCCATTCAGATTCCATCCCGCTATGCCGGATCGCACAACAGGTTTGCATCCCACCGCACACCAGGCCCGGAAGTGCTGGGCCGGCTACCCTCCTATGGCCGATCGGTGGGTTCGCTGCGCCAGCGCGAACGGGCCACAATCAACTGCGCGTGTGTGAGGGACCAGCTTATTTCACTCGGCGGAAGGGGCGGCCTGTCACCGGAAGCCGAGCTAATCATTTACCGGCTGCTGGAGGTGGAGCGGCGCCCCCTGTCGCTGACCAATCTGATGCAGTTCCTGCCTCCGCGGGACACCGCCAGGGTGCAGCAGGCCATTTACAACCCCTCCCCCGGCGGCTGCCGGGAACCCGTTACCCCGCTGGGTGGCACCTATCCGCCCCGGCCCTGGTATGTGCGCTGGGACATGTGCGGTTTTGAGGATGGCGACCCTCACCGGCCACGCGCGGCCCTCTATGTCGATGTCAGCCGCGACTATTATGAATGCATGTCGCGGGAGAATGCCGCCCGGCTATATGCCGAAGGCGCGCGCTACTGGCTGCTGCTGGGCGATGCAGAGCTCGCCCGCACCGACATACAGTGCGTATGGGACAGCGAGTATGACGGGTTCTGCCCCGGCGGTTTCCGCGACGGCTATACCTATCTGCGCCATAATGATTACGAACCTGTCCAGACCGCGCTGGACCTTGCCATGCAAAACTGGCGGCGTGCATCGGACTGGGGACGCCATTTTGGCGCGCAGGCGTCGCTGATGGCCCAGCGGCGGCTGCAGGCGCATACCGTGCAGTGCCAGAGCTCCCCGGACGGTTCCAGCCTGCGGCGGATATCACGCTTCGGCCCGGACGGGGTTGGCGAAGTGATACGCCTCTCCCTGCGCCAGCGTGCGCTGACCTCGCTGGGCTACCATTCCGGGCCGGTAGACGGCTATTACGGCCCCGAAACACGCGAGGCGGTGCGCGGTTTCCAGCGCGAGCTGGGCTTTGACGAGACCGGCGCCCTCACCCCCCGCCAGACCACGCTATTGATCTGCCATGCGGCCCAGACGGCGCGCGAAGCCAGCGTGCAGAACACACTCGGCATCATGTACGCCACCGGGCTGGGCGTGGAGCAGAATACCGATCTGGCGCTGGAATGGCTGGAAACGGCGGCCCGGCGCAATGATGAAGACGCCTATTTCAACCTCGCCATCATCTACGGAACCGGCGCGGTGCTGGGCAGCTACCGGCTGTGCGGCATTATCGAGAATTTCGAACGGGCCGAGTCCTATCTGGCAGAGGCAGCCCGGCTCGGTCACCCGGTCGCCCGGCGCTGGCGGAGCAGCCCTGAGTACAACCGCCTGCCCTCGCCGCGCGCACGCTGGGAAACCATAGCCGAGCGCATCCGGTCAGCGGCCATCGAGGGCGGGGGCCT
- a CDS encoding spinster family MFS transporter, whose translation MSETLPGAPGVAAATTVPKPPSNLYRGYVMVMLFLVYAFNFLDRQIISILAIPIREELGLDDRQLGLLGGIAFALLYSVLGVPIAWLADRTNRVWIITIALGVWSGFTALCGMAQNFWQLFAARVGVGVGEAGGVAPSYSLIADYFPPQARARALAFYSLGIPLGSAFGVIAGAQIASGNIGEGLDWRWAFIIVGLAGILLAPIFRLTVREPARGQLDTVKLDVKAAKPSFFAVIRVLLKKPAFWFLTFGAACSSMMGYGVFFWVPSFLARSYGLDLVTTGWMFGGLLIIGGAAGIILGGFISDWVGKKSKAWYALVPGIAFLFTMPFYAVGVLAPNATIAFFVFIIPNALALAWLGPVLSAFQNLVPASMRTVASSIFLLINNLLGIGVGIYVLGELSTLLAPAFGDESLRYSILIGSCLYLVAAGFMFLAARWLPRNWEG comes from the coding sequence ATGAGTGAGACGCTGCCGGGCGCGCCGGGTGTAGCCGCTGCGACCACCGTGCCCAAGCCGCCATCCAACCTGTATCGCGGGTATGTGATGGTGATGCTGTTCCTGGTCTATGCGTTCAACTTTCTCGACCGGCAGATCATCTCCATTCTCGCCATCCCGATCCGCGAGGAGCTGGGGCTGGACGACCGCCAGCTCGGCCTTCTGGGCGGCATTGCCTTTGCGCTGCTCTACTCGGTGCTGGGCGTGCCGATAGCCTGGCTGGCCGACCGCACCAACCGGGTATGGATCATCACCATCGCGCTGGGTGTCTGGAGCGGCTTTACCGCGCTGTGCGGCATGGCCCAGAATTTCTGGCAACTCTTTGCCGCGCGTGTAGGCGTCGGCGTGGGTGAGGCAGGCGGGGTGGCCCCGTCCTACTCCCTCATCGCCGACTATTTCCCGCCGCAGGCACGCGCCCGCGCGCTCGCCTTCTATTCGCTCGGCATTCCGCTTGGCAGCGCATTTGGCGTCATCGCAGGCGCGCAGATCGCCAGCGGCAATATCGGCGAGGGGCTGGACTGGCGCTGGGCCTTCATCATTGTCGGTCTTGCCGGCATCCTGCTCGCCCCGATCTTCCGCCTGACAGTGCGCGAGCCCGCGCGCGGCCAGCTGGATACGGTCAAGCTGGACGTCAAGGCAGCCAAGCCGAGCTTCTTTGCGGTCATCCGCGTGCTTCTGAAGAAGCCCGCCTTCTGGTTCCTCACCTTCGGCGCGGCCTGCTCGTCCATGATGGGCTATGGCGTTTTCTTCTGGGTGCCGAGCTTCCTGGCGCGCTCCTATGGGCTTGATCTCGTCACCACGGGCTGGATGTTCGGCGGCTTGCTGATTATCGGCGGTGCGGCAGGGATTATTCTTGGCGGCTTCATCTCCGACTGGGTCGGCAAGAAGTCCAAAGCCTGGTACGCGCTGGTGCCGGGCATCGCCTTCCTCTTCACCATGCCGTTCTACGCGGTGGGTGTGCTGGCGCCGAACGCGACGATTGCCTTCTTCGTCTTCATCATCCCGAACGCGCTGGCACTGGCCTGGCTGGGGCCGGTCCTGTCGGCCTTCCAGAATCTCGTGCCCGCATCGATGCGCACGGTGGCGTCATCGATCTTCCTGCTGATCAATAATCTCTTGGGGATCGGGGTGGGCATCTATGTGCTTGGCGAGCTGTCCACCCTGCTGGCGCCTGCCTTTGGCGATGAATCGCTGCGCTACTCGATCCTGATCGGCTCGTGCCTCTATCTGGTCGCGGCCGGCTTCATGTTCCTGGCGGCACGCTGGCTGCCGCGCAACTGGGAAGGTTAG
- a CDS encoding alpha/beta fold hydrolase translates to MRGFLLTLLGILILLAVVAIAAFVWLTRTPEPAPPPEPAAGERTVEAAGLNWRVREDGPAGAPAIVLIHGFSHSLESFDGWAEALSGDYRIIRFDLPGHGVTGPHPDGAYSNEDTAAQVAELLDTLELDRFAIGGNSLGGLVSWRYAAANPDRVAGLVLVSPGGYSINNVGDEPVEVPLPVQLYLRLAPDAGVRMATQTLYGDPSRLTEDRIAQIGQMMRQPGVGEALIARLQQFTLPDPEPLLATIDAPALILWGTADTVVPASHGPRFVDAMPGARLITYDGAGHMLMEEYPAETAADVQVFLQVLDW, encoded by the coding sequence ATGCGCGGATTTCTGCTGACACTTCTTGGCATTCTGATCCTGCTGGCGGTGGTGGCCATTGCCGCCTTTGTCTGGCTGACGCGAACCCCTGAGCCGGCCCCGCCGCCCGAGCCTGCCGCTGGCGAACGCACCGTAGAGGCCGCAGGGCTGAACTGGCGGGTGCGCGAGGACGGCCCTGCAGGCGCGCCTGCCATCGTCCTGATCCACGGCTTTTCGCACTCTCTGGAGAGCTTTGACGGCTGGGCCGAGGCGCTGTCCGGTGACTACCGGATCATCCGTTTTGACCTGCCGGGCCACGGCGTCACCGGCCCGCATCCTGATGGCGCCTATTCCAACGAGGATACGGCTGCGCAAGTGGCGGAACTTCTGGACACGCTGGAGCTGGACCGGTTTGCCATCGGCGGCAATTCGCTGGGCGGGCTGGTGTCATGGCGCTATGCCGCCGCCAACCCCGATCGCGTGGCTGGCCTCGTTCTGGTAAGCCCTGGCGGCTATTCTATCAATAATGTCGGCGATGAGCCGGTGGAGGTGCCGCTACCTGTGCAGCTGTACCTGCGCCTCGCGCCGGATGCCGGCGTGCGCATGGCCACGCAGACATTATACGGCGATCCGTCACGCCTGACCGAGGACCGTATCGCCCAGATCGGCCAGATGATGCGCCAGCCCGGCGTCGGTGAAGCCCTCATTGCCCGGCTGCAGCAATTCACCCTGCCGGATCCAGAGCCCTTGCTCGCCACGATAGACGCCCCAGCCCTCATATTGTGGGGAACAGCTGACACCGTCGTCCCGGCCAGCCACGGCCCGCGCTTTGTCGATGCGATGCCGGGTGCCCGCCTCATCACCTATGATGGTGCAGGCCACATGCTGATGGAGGAATACCCGGCCGAGACGGCTGCCGATGTACAAGTGTTCCTGCAGGTGCTGGACTGGTAG
- a CDS encoding isopenicillin N synthase family dioxygenase, translated as MSAILQDLIKPVSFAQAARDPQGFADALCGSFREFGFAVVSDHTIDQDVIDRAIADTKAFFALPDDTKRQYHQPGGGGQRGYTPFGVEAAKGAAAVDLKEFWHRGRDLPEGHRYSDVMPANVPVSDPASFDETTRDLFDALDAMGRILLKAIARHLDLPENWFEARVAEGNSILRLLHYPPVRGEPDGVRAGAHEDINVITLLLGAEEAGLQVKTRSGEWLAINPPPGALVVNVGDMLQRLTNHVLPSTTHRVVNPSAERMAFSRYSTPFFLHFAPDVEIKTLPQCVSADNPDRYLQPITAHEYLMERLREIRLA; from the coding sequence ATGAGCGCCATCCTGCAAGACCTGATAAAGCCCGTTTCTTTCGCGCAGGCTGCACGCGACCCGCAAGGCTTTGCCGATGCGCTGTGCGGCAGTTTCCGCGAGTTCGGCTTTGCGGTGGTCAGCGATCACACGATCGATCAGGACGTGATCGACCGCGCCATTGCCGACACAAAAGCCTTCTTCGCGCTGCCAGACGACACCAAGCGGCAATACCACCAGCCCGGCGGCGGCGGGCAGCGCGGCTATACGCCGTTCGGCGTGGAAGCGGCCAAGGGCGCCGCGGCTGTAGACCTGAAGGAATTCTGGCATCGGGGGCGCGACCTGCCCGAGGGTCACCGCTATTCAGATGTGATGCCTGCCAATGTGCCGGTCAGTGACCCCGCCAGCTTCGACGAGACAACGCGCGATCTGTTTGATGCGCTGGACGCGATGGGCCGCATCCTGCTGAAAGCCATCGCGCGCCATCTGGACTTGCCGGAAAACTGGTTCGAGGCACGCGTCGCCGAGGGCAATTCCATTCTGCGCCTCCTGCACTACCCGCCCGTCAGAGGCGAGCCGGACGGCGTGCGCGCAGGCGCGCATGAGGACATCAATGTCATCACCCTGCTGCTGGGCGCTGAGGAAGCGGGCCTGCAGGTGAAGACGCGCTCCGGCGAATGGCTGGCCATCAACCCGCCGCCGGGCGCTCTGGTGGTCAATGTGGGCGACATGCTGCAACGCCTGACCAACCATGTCCTGCCCTCAACCACGCACCGCGTGGTGAACCCCAGCGCGGAGCGCATGGCCTTCTCACGCTACTCCACGCCCTTCTTCCTGCACTTCGCGCCGGACGTGGAGATCAAGACCCTGCCGCAATGCGTCAGCGCGGATAATCCCGACCGCTATTTGCAGCCCATCACCGCCCATGAGTATCTTATGGAGCGGCTGCGCGAGATTCGCCTCGCTTAA
- a CDS encoding alpha/beta fold hydrolase, whose product MSVFSQHYFTAPDGIRTAYRRYEGGQSGKLPVLCLHGLTRNSRDFEEVSPRIAAMGHTVIAVDVRGRGLSDRGTPPDSYNPEVYVNDVLGLLKSEGIDKVISLGTSMGGIMTMILAAKRPELLAGALINDIGPELDPAGLDRIAGYVGRTTSAFENWHEAADAIRAVNGDAFPDETGEDFWLAFARRTCRELESGRVELDYDPAIAEPFRQPDRALPPDMWPLYDALTPVPLVVVRGAISDLLSREGFEKMKARHPDFTGVEIPRVGHAPLLTEPPARAAIDGLLARLS is encoded by the coding sequence ATGAGCGTGTTCTCACAGCATTATTTCACGGCGCCTGACGGCATCCGCACCGCCTACCGGCGTTATGAAGGTGGCCAGAGCGGCAAGCTTCCCGTGCTCTGCCTGCACGGGCTGACGCGCAATAGCCGCGATTTCGAGGAGGTTTCCCCGCGCATTGCCGCGATGGGTCACACCGTGATCGCGGTGGATGTGCGCGGGCGGGGCCTGTCTGATCGGGGCACCCCGCCGGACAGCTATAACCCGGAAGTCTATGTCAATGACGTGCTGGGCCTTCTGAAGAGCGAAGGGATCGACAAGGTGATCTCGCTTGGCACTTCGATGGGCGGGATCATGACCATGATCCTCGCTGCAAAGCGCCCCGAATTGCTGGCTGGCGCCCTTATCAACGATATCGGGCCGGAGCTGGACCCGGCGGGGCTTGATCGCATCGCGGGCTATGTCGGCCGCACCACCAGCGCATTTGAGAACTGGCACGAGGCCGCCGACGCCATCCGCGCGGTCAATGGCGATGCCTTCCCCGACGAGACGGGCGAAGACTTCTGGCTGGCCTTTGCCCGGCGCACGTGCCGGGAACTGGAAAGCGGGCGGGTGGAGCTGGACTATGATCCGGCGATTGCCGAGCCCTTCCGCCAGCCCGACCGCGCCCTGCCGCCAGACATGTGGCCGCTTTATGATGCGCTGACCCCTGTGCCGCTGGTCGTGGTGCGCGGCGCGATCTCCGACCTGCTCTCACGTGAGGGCTTTGAAAAGATGAAGGCGCGCCATCCGGACTTCACCGGGGTGGAGATACCGCGCGTGGGCCATGCGCCCCTGCTGACCGAGCCGCCTGCACGCGCCGCCATTGATGGCCTGCTGGCACGGCTGAGCTGA
- a CDS encoding TetR/AcrR family transcriptional regulator, with protein MRQQIAIDARGEPAKSRAMATRTKTRPQNRRGEKTRAALLDAAESLFAETGFHAVTVREIARKAGADPALVTYYFGGKRELFDEVLLRRATELNAIRLKELEELEANAGPDGPTVEEIINAFTHPLLDRTANGGPGWKSYFALIGQITNTPEWGAAVMNKYFDPIVIRFLEALRPKIPDCTEEDLFWSYHFLSGVLVLTFAQTGRIDVLSKGLCKSSDIASVHERMPGFIAAGILYLQERSRAQKNGGATKA; from the coding sequence ATGCGGCAACAGATTGCCATCGACGCGCGCGGTGAACCGGCTAAAAGTCGTGCCATGGCCACACGTACAAAAACCCGCCCGCAAAACCGCCGAGGCGAGAAGACCCGCGCCGCGCTGCTGGACGCCGCCGAATCGCTGTTCGCCGAGACCGGTTTTCACGCCGTCACGGTGCGCGAGATTGCCCGCAAGGCAGGCGCCGACCCGGCACTCGTCACCTATTATTTTGGCGGCAAGCGCGAGCTTTTCGACGAGGTGCTGCTGCGCCGCGCCACCGAGCTGAACGCCATCCGCCTGAAAGAGCTCGAAGAGCTGGAGGCCAATGCAGGCCCCGATGGCCCGACGGTGGAGGAGATCATCAATGCCTTCACCCATCCGCTGCTGGACCGTACCGCCAATGGCGGGCCGGGATGGAAAAGCTATTTCGCGCTGATCGGCCAGATCACCAACACGCCCGAATGGGGCGCGGCGGTGATGAACAAGTATTTCGATCCCATCGTGATCCGCTTTCTCGAAGCGCTGCGCCCGAAAATCCCGGACTGCACGGAGGAAGACCTGTTCTGGAGCTATCATTTCCTGTCAGGCGTGCTGGTCCTGACCTTCGCCCAGACCGGCCGGATTGACGTGTTGTCGAAGGGCTTATGCAAATCCTCGGATATTGCCAGCGTGCACGAGCGCATGCCCGGCTTCATCGCGGCCGGCATATTATATCTTCAGGAGCGCTCACGGGCGCAAAAGAATGGCGGAGCGACCAAGGCATGA
- a CDS encoding DJ-1/PfpI family protein gives MTPSKRPNRHNREPRIDIARVGEAGTILALAAPGFSVPDLNAAASAAERSGYKLKVASSARALVSGRTETGEEMNFVVDTSFDDVAADEGAGLVLPGGRRAVDALNDSNTALRLVQDMFASGRPIFAAGEALAMLAEVSGKEIGDADAALALNGEVFAASGETARDDVAKVFAESLQTQTSEAA, from the coding sequence ATGACCCCATCAAAACGTCCCAACCGTCACAATCGCGAACCGCGTATCGATATTGCCCGTGTGGGCGAGGCCGGCACCATTCTGGCACTTGCCGCTCCGGGCTTCTCCGTGCCTGACCTGAACGCCGCGGCCAGCGCCGCCGAGCGCTCCGGCTACAAGCTGAAGGTCGCCTCCAGCGCCCGCGCACTGGTATCTGGCCGCACGGAAACCGGCGAGGAAATGAACTTCGTCGTAGATACCAGTTTTGACGATGTAGCGGCTGATGAGGGCGCGGGGCTGGTGCTTCCCGGCGGCCGGCGCGCAGTCGACGCATTGAACGATTCCAATACGGCGCTGCGGCTTGTCCAAGACATGTTTGCCAGCGGCCGGCCCATCTTCGCTGCCGGCGAGGCTCTTGCCATGCTGGCCGAAGTATCCGGCAAGGAAATCGGCGATGCCGACGCGGCCCTTGCCCTGAATGGCGAGGTGTTTGCCGCCAGCGGCGAAACCGCCCGCGACGATGTCGCCAAGGTGTTCGCGGAGTCGCTGCAGACGCAGACATCTGAAGCCGCGTAA